One region of Streptomyces davaonensis JCM 4913 genomic DNA includes:
- a CDS encoding sugar phosphate isomerase/epimerase family protein has translation MPRTFTLFTGQWADLPLEEVCRLARDFGYDGLELACWGDHFEVDKALADPSYLPSRHALLDKYGLKCWAISNHLVGQAVCDAIIDERHQAILPGEIWGDGDPEGVRRRAAERIADTARAAAAFGVDTVIGFTGSAIWHLVAMFPPAPESMIERGYDDFAERWNPILDVYDAEGVRFAHEVHPSEIAYDYWTTQRALEAVGHRPAFGLNFDPSHFVWQDLDPVGFLWDFRDRIYHVDCKEARKRLDGRNGRLGSHLPWGDPRRGWDFVSAGHGDVPWEDVFRMLRSIDYQGPISVEWEDAGMDRLQGAPEALARLKTYDFEPPSASFDAAFGN, from the coding sequence ATGCCGCGCACCTTCACGCTCTTCACCGGACAGTGGGCCGACCTCCCGCTCGAAGAGGTCTGCCGCCTCGCCCGTGACTTCGGCTACGACGGACTCGAACTCGCCTGCTGGGGCGACCACTTCGAGGTCGACAAGGCCCTCGCCGATCCCTCGTACCTGCCCTCCCGGCACGCGCTGCTCGACAAGTACGGCCTGAAGTGCTGGGCGATCTCCAACCACCTGGTCGGCCAGGCGGTCTGCGACGCCATCATCGACGAACGCCACCAGGCCATCCTGCCCGGCGAGATCTGGGGCGACGGCGACCCGGAGGGCGTGCGGCGACGCGCCGCCGAGCGGATCGCGGACACCGCGCGCGCCGCGGCCGCCTTCGGCGTCGACACCGTCATCGGCTTCACCGGCTCCGCCATCTGGCACCTGGTCGCCATGTTCCCGCCCGCCCCCGAGTCGATGATCGAACGCGGCTACGACGACTTCGCGGAGCGCTGGAACCCCATCCTCGACGTGTACGACGCCGAGGGCGTCCGCTTCGCCCACGAGGTCCACCCCAGCGAGATCGCCTACGACTACTGGACCACCCAGCGCGCCCTGGAGGCGGTCGGCCATCGCCCCGCCTTCGGCCTGAACTTCGACCCCTCGCACTTCGTGTGGCAGGACCTCGACCCGGTCGGCTTCCTGTGGGACTTCCGGGACCGGATCTACCACGTCGACTGCAAGGAGGCCCGCAAGCGCCTCGACGGACGCAACGGCCGCCTCGGCTCCCACCTGCCCTGGGGCGACCCCCGCCGCGGCTGGGACTTCGTCTCCGCGGGCCACGGCGACGTCCCCTGGGAGGACGTCTTCCGGATGCTGCGCTCCATCGACTACCAGGGCCCCATCTCCGTGGAGTGGGAGGACGCCGGAATGGACCGGCTCCAGGGCGCTCCCGAGGCACTGGCCCGCCTGAAGACCTACGACTTCGAACCCCCGTCGGCCTCGTTCGACGCGGCGTTCGGCAACTGA
- a CDS encoding Gfo/Idh/MocA family protein, protein MAQPQQSAGAEAEQPPLRVGMVGYAFMGAAHSQGWRTVGRVFDLPRRPVLAAVCGRDAAAVRAAADRHGWAAAETDWRALIARDDVDLVDICTPGDSHAEIAVAALAAGKHVLCEKPLANTVEEAEAMVRAAEEARERGQLAMVGFNYRRVPATALARRMVAEGRLGRLRHVRVTYLQDWLVDPEFPLTWRLRKEHAGSGSLGDLGAHIVDLAQYVAGEQLSGVSALTETFVRERPLAEAVKGLSAAATGGTGQVTVDDAALFTARFPSGALASFEATRYATGRKNALRLELNGERGSLAFDLERLNELSYHDGTESPAHAGFRRILVTEPEHPYLDAWWPPGHGLGYEHTFVHQARDLVHAIAEGRQPDPSFADGLQVQRVLAAVEESAEKNSVYTPIAV, encoded by the coding sequence ATGGCACAGCCGCAGCAGTCAGCAGGTGCCGAGGCCGAGCAGCCGCCGCTGCGCGTCGGCATGGTCGGCTACGCCTTCATGGGCGCCGCCCACTCCCAGGGCTGGCGCACCGTGGGACGCGTCTTCGACCTGCCCCGGCGCCCGGTCCTGGCCGCGGTGTGCGGCCGGGACGCGGCCGCGGTGCGCGCGGCGGCCGACCGGCACGGCTGGGCGGCGGCCGAGACCGACTGGCGTGCGCTGATCGCCCGGGACGACGTCGACCTCGTCGACATCTGCACCCCCGGCGACAGCCACGCCGAGATCGCCGTCGCTGCGCTGGCCGCGGGCAAGCACGTCCTGTGCGAGAAGCCCCTCGCGAACACCGTCGAGGAGGCCGAGGCCATGGTCCGGGCCGCCGAAGAGGCCCGGGAACGCGGCCAGTTGGCGATGGTCGGCTTCAACTACCGCCGGGTGCCCGCGACCGCGCTGGCCCGCCGGATGGTCGCCGAGGGGCGGCTCGGCCGACTGCGGCACGTGAGAGTGACGTACCTTCAGGACTGGCTGGTGGACCCCGAGTTCCCGCTGACCTGGCGGCTGCGCAAGGAGCACGCGGGCTCGGGCTCGCTCGGCGACCTCGGCGCGCACATCGTGGACCTCGCCCAGTACGTGGCCGGCGAGCAGCTGTCCGGGGTCTCCGCCCTGACCGAGACCTTCGTACGGGAACGGCCGCTGGCCGAAGCGGTCAAGGGCCTGTCCGCCGCGGCGACCGGAGGAACCGGCCAGGTCACCGTGGACGACGCGGCCCTGTTCACCGCCCGCTTCCCCTCCGGCGCCCTCGCCTCCTTCGAGGCGACCCGCTACGCCACCGGCCGCAAGAACGCCCTGCGCCTCGAACTCAACGGCGAACGCGGCTCGTTGGCCTTCGACCTGGAGCGGCTCAACGAACTCTCCTACCACGACGGTACGGAGTCCCCGGCGCACGCCGGATTCCGCCGCATCCTCGTCACCGAACCCGAGCACCCCTACCTGGACGCCTGGTGGCCGCCGGGCCACGGCCTCGGCTACGAGCACACCTTCGTCCACCAGGCCCGCGACCTGGTGCACGCCATCGCCGAGGGACGGCAGCCCGACCCCTCCTTCGCCGACGGGCTCCAGGTGCAGCGCGTCCTCGCCGCGGTCGAGGAGAGCGCCGAGAAGAACTCCGTCTACACCCCCATAGCGGTCTGA
- a CDS encoding sugar ABC transporter ATP-binding protein, with protein sequence MAPEPPLLSMSGITKSFPGVRALDGVDLDVQAGEVHCLLGQNGAGKSTLIKVLAGAHQPDTGTISWRGEDVTLRSPIAAMRLGIATIYQELDLVEHLSVAENVHLGHEPTAAGFVVRRKSARASTAQLLKRLGHPEIDPARLVGELSAAQQQIVSMARALSHDVRLIVMDEPSAALDPDEVDNLFRIVGDLTADGVAVVYISHRLEEIRRIGDRVTVLKDGRAVAVGLPAKSTPTRDVVALMTGRNVEYVFPERPVGDAGGTPVLQVQGLSRVGEFEPLDLEIRPGEIVGLAGLVGSGRSEILETIYGARKPSSGQVLVDGRELKPGSVRAAVRAGLGLAPEERKAQALLMLESVTRNVSVSSMSRFSRGGWIDRGAELGAARAATRELSLRPDNPAVPVRTLSGGNQQKAVLARWLLRGCRVLLLDEPTRGVDVGARAELYAVVRRLADEGLAVLLVSSEVPEVLGLADRVLVLREGRVVHTAPARDLDEHRVLDLVMEGSPAS encoded by the coding sequence ATGGCACCAGAACCACCGCTGCTCAGCATGTCCGGCATCACCAAGTCCTTCCCCGGTGTCCGGGCCCTCGACGGAGTCGACCTCGACGTCCAGGCCGGGGAGGTGCACTGTCTGCTCGGCCAGAACGGCGCCGGGAAGTCCACCCTCATCAAGGTCCTGGCCGGCGCCCACCAGCCCGACACCGGCACCATCAGCTGGCGCGGCGAGGACGTCACCCTGCGCTCACCGATCGCCGCCATGCGCCTGGGCATCGCCACCATCTACCAGGAACTCGACCTCGTCGAGCACCTGTCGGTGGCCGAGAACGTCCACCTCGGCCATGAACCGACGGCCGCCGGGTTCGTCGTACGACGAAAGAGCGCGCGAGCGTCGACTGCCCAACTCCTCAAGCGACTTGGGCATCCCGAGATCGATCCGGCGCGGCTGGTGGGGGAGTTGTCGGCGGCGCAGCAGCAGATCGTGTCCATGGCGCGGGCGCTGTCGCACGACGTACGGCTGATCGTGATGGACGAGCCGTCCGCCGCGCTCGACCCGGACGAGGTCGACAACCTCTTCCGCATCGTCGGCGACCTGACCGCCGACGGGGTCGCCGTCGTCTACATCTCGCACCGGCTCGAGGAGATCCGGCGCATCGGCGACCGGGTGACCGTGCTCAAGGACGGCCGGGCCGTGGCGGTCGGGCTGCCCGCGAAGTCGACGCCCACCCGGGACGTCGTGGCCCTGATGACGGGCCGCAACGTCGAGTACGTCTTCCCCGAGCGGCCCGTGGGAGACGCGGGCGGCACGCCGGTGCTCCAGGTCCAAGGGCTGTCCCGGGTCGGCGAGTTCGAGCCGCTGGATCTGGAGATCCGGCCCGGTGAGATCGTCGGACTCGCCGGACTGGTCGGCTCGGGGCGCTCCGAGATCCTGGAGACGATCTACGGGGCCCGCAAGCCCTCGTCCGGTCAAGTCCTCGTGGACGGGCGGGAGTTGAAGCCCGGCAGCGTCCGTGCCGCCGTCCGCGCCGGGCTCGGGCTCGCCCCCGAGGAACGCAAGGCGCAGGCCCTGCTGATGCTGGAGTCCGTCACCCGCAATGTCTCCGTCTCCTCCATGTCCCGCTTCTCCCGCGGCGGCTGGATCGATCGCGGCGCCGAACTGGGCGCCGCCCGCGCCGCCACGCGTGAGCTGTCGCTGCGGCCCGACAACCCGGCCGTGCCCGTGCGCACCCTGTCCGGCGGCAACCAGCAGAAGGCGGTCCTCGCCCGCTGGCTGCTGCGCGGCTGCCGGGTCCTGCTCCTCGACGAACCCACCCGGGGCGTCGACGTGGGCGCCCGCGCGGAGCTGTACGCGGTCGTGCGGCGCCTGGCTGACGAGGGCCTCGCCGTCCTGCTCGTCTCCAGCGAGGTGCCCGAGGTCCTCGGCCTCGCCGACCGTGTCCTGGTGCTGCGGGAGGGGCGCGTCGTGCACACCGCGCCCGCTCGCGACCTCGACGAACACCGTGTCCTCGACCTCGTCATGGAAGGAAGCCCGGCGTCATGA
- a CDS encoding ROK family transcriptional regulator, translating into MTARPANGHQARLLKLLRDGGPNSRAQLGDQVDLSRSKLAVEVDRLLETGLVVADGLAASRGGRRSHNIRLNPGLRFLGVDIGATSVDVAVTNAELEILGHLNHPMDVREGPVAVFEQVLAMAAKLRATGLAEGYDGAGIGVPGPVRFPEGVPVAPPIMPGWDGFPVREALSQELGCPVMVDNDVNLMAMGEQHAGVARSVGDFLCVKIGTGIGCGIVVDGHVHRGTTGSAGDIGHIQAVPDGRPCACGNQGCLEAHFSGAALARDAVEAAQQGRSAELAARLEANGTLSAVDVAAAAAAGDATALDLIREGGTRTGQVIAGLVSFFNPGLVVIGGGVTGLGHTLLAAIRTQVYRQSLPLATGNLPIVLGELGPTAGVIGAARLISDHLFSPA; encoded by the coding sequence ATGACGGCGCGACCCGCGAACGGCCATCAGGCCCGGCTGCTCAAGCTGTTGCGAGACGGGGGTCCCAACTCCCGGGCGCAACTGGGTGATCAGGTCGATCTGTCACGGTCCAAGCTGGCCGTGGAGGTGGACCGGCTGCTGGAGACGGGCCTGGTCGTGGCCGACGGGCTCGCCGCCTCGCGCGGTGGCCGCCGCTCCCACAACATCCGGCTCAACCCGGGGCTCCGCTTCCTCGGTGTCGACATCGGCGCGACCTCGGTCGACGTCGCCGTCACCAACGCGGAACTGGAGATCCTCGGACACCTCAACCACCCCATGGACGTGCGCGAAGGCCCGGTCGCGGTCTTCGAGCAGGTCCTCGCCATGGCCGCCAAACTGCGGGCGACGGGACTCGCGGAGGGGTACGACGGCGCCGGCATCGGCGTCCCCGGACCCGTCCGCTTCCCCGAGGGCGTCCCGGTGGCCCCGCCGATCATGCCGGGCTGGGACGGCTTCCCCGTGCGGGAGGCGCTCAGCCAGGAACTCGGCTGCCCGGTCATGGTCGACAACGACGTGAACCTGATGGCGATGGGGGAGCAGCACGCGGGCGTGGCACGCTCCGTGGGCGACTTCCTCTGCGTGAAGATCGGCACCGGCATCGGCTGCGGCATCGTGGTCGACGGCCATGTCCACCGCGGTACGACGGGCAGTGCTGGCGACATCGGGCACATCCAGGCGGTCCCCGACGGCAGGCCCTGCGCCTGCGGCAACCAGGGTTGTCTGGAGGCTCACTTCAGCGGGGCGGCCCTCGCCCGGGACGCCGTGGAGGCGGCCCAGCAGGGGCGGTCGGCCGAACTCGCCGCACGCCTGGAGGCGAACGGCACGCTCAGTGCCGTCGACGTCGCCGCCGCGGCCGCCGCGGGCGATGCCACCGCGCTCGATCTGATCCGGGAGGGCGGCACCCGCACCGGCCAGGTCATCGCCGGTCTCGTCTCCTTCTTCAACCCGGGCCTGGTGGTGATCGGCGGCGGGGTGACCGGCCTCGGCCACACCCTGCTCGCCGCGATCCGCACCCAGGTCTACCGCCAGTCGCTGCCGCTGGCGACCGGCAATCTGCCCATCGTGCTCGGGGAGTTGGGGCCCACCGCCGGAGTCATCGGCGCGGCCCGGCTCATCAGCGACCACCTGTTCTCACCCGCGTAA
- a CDS encoding substrate-binding domain-containing protein, whose amino-acid sequence MPQFTSRRGLLFGAAAVSAGAVLTACTSNESDDEPAANDQPAADDKPGKAVTIGFAGPQADHGWLNAINDNAKNRAEKYSDVTLEITEGSNDTAAQIGQIETLINKKVDVLVVLPADGKALTQVGLKAMRAGIPVINLDRIFNSPQAYRCWIGGDNYGMGLNAGTYIGEKLKDKPDARVIELAGLDNLELTQQRTQGFDDALKNYPNIKKVARQAAEFTVESGQAKMAQLLQAQSKFDALWNHDDDQGVGALRAIEQAGRDDFLMVGGAGALSAFQAIKQDDGVLKATVLYPPTMAASAIDLARALGQAKGVSGLAEFEIPASLTLYSAVVDKENVDQYMSTGFK is encoded by the coding sequence ATGCCACAGTTCACGAGCCGCAGAGGACTGCTCTTCGGGGCCGCCGCCGTATCCGCGGGTGCCGTCCTCACCGCCTGCACCAGCAACGAGTCCGACGACGAACCGGCAGCCAACGACCAGCCGGCCGCCGACGACAAGCCCGGCAAGGCCGTCACCATCGGCTTCGCCGGACCCCAGGCCGACCACGGCTGGCTCAACGCGATCAACGACAACGCCAAGAACCGGGCGGAGAAGTACTCCGACGTCACCCTGGAGATCACCGAGGGCTCCAACGACACCGCCGCCCAGATCGGCCAGATCGAGACGCTGATCAACAAGAAGGTCGACGTCCTGGTGGTGCTGCCCGCCGACGGCAAGGCGCTCACCCAGGTCGGCCTGAAGGCGATGCGCGCGGGCATCCCGGTCATCAACCTCGACCGCATCTTCAACTCCCCGCAGGCGTACCGCTGCTGGATCGGCGGCGACAACTACGGCATGGGCCTGAACGCCGGCACGTACATCGGCGAGAAGCTCAAGGACAAGCCGGACGCCCGGGTCATCGAGCTGGCGGGCCTGGACAACCTCGAACTCACCCAGCAGCGCACCCAGGGCTTCGACGACGCCCTGAAGAACTACCCCAACATCAAGAAGGTGGCCCGCCAGGCCGCCGAGTTCACGGTCGAGTCCGGACAGGCCAAGATGGCCCAACTCCTCCAGGCCCAGTCGAAGTTCGACGCGCTGTGGAACCACGACGACGACCAGGGCGTGGGCGCGCTGCGCGCCATCGAGCAGGCCGGGCGGGACGACTTCCTGATGGTCGGCGGCGCGGGCGCGCTCTCCGCGTTCCAGGCCATCAAGCAGGACGACGGAGTGCTCAAGGCGACGGTCCTGTACCCGCCGACCATGGCCGCCTCCGCGATCGACCTCGCCCGCGCGCTGGGCCAGGCCAAGGGCGTGTCGGGACTCGCCGAGTTCGAGATCCCGGCCTCGCTGACGCTGTACTCCGCCGTCGTCGACAAGGAGAACGTCGACCAGTACATGTCCACCGGCTTCAAGTGA
- a CDS encoding NAD(P)H-binding protein: protein MTGATGNVGGELVRGLASTGEPVRALNRSGSPEGLPPGVEARAADLNEPDTVRGALDGVEALFLMPGYGGQRQILKDARAAGVRRVVLLSSPSVRTGDRGNAVAGYLIEAEEAVRESGLDWTFVRPTSFMSNALRMADRIRAGETVRLPFPGVRTADVDPYDIAAVARHALLSDAYAGRALEVTGPEALLPADRVRILGEVLGRELPAVGLTDEEARAELESELPKPYVDAFFSFYVDGTLDESVVLPTVEEVTGRAPRTFEDWAREHADAF, encoded by the coding sequence GTGACAGGTGCGACGGGGAACGTCGGCGGCGAGCTGGTACGGGGCCTGGCGTCGACCGGGGAACCGGTCCGCGCGCTGAACCGCTCCGGCAGTCCGGAGGGGCTGCCGCCGGGCGTCGAGGCGAGGGCGGCCGACCTGAACGAGCCCGACACCGTGCGGGGCGCACTGGACGGAGTGGAGGCGCTGTTCCTGATGCCGGGGTACGGCGGGCAGCGGCAGATCCTGAAGGACGCACGGGCGGCGGGAGTGCGGCGGGTCGTCCTGCTGTCCAGCCCGTCGGTGCGCACCGGCGACCGGGGCAACGCGGTCGCGGGCTACCTGATCGAGGCCGAGGAGGCGGTCCGCGAGTCGGGCCTGGACTGGACGTTCGTCCGGCCGACGAGCTTCATGTCCAACGCGCTGCGGATGGCGGACCGGATCCGCGCGGGCGAGACCGTACGGCTGCCCTTCCCCGGCGTGCGCACGGCCGACGTCGACCCGTACGACATCGCCGCGGTGGCCCGGCACGCCCTGCTCTCCGACGCGTACGCAGGGCGCGCGCTCGAGGTCACCGGGCCCGAGGCGCTGCTGCCCGCCGACCGCGTCCGCATCCTGGGCGAGGTCCTCGGCCGGGAGTTGCCCGCGGTCGGGCTCACCGACGAAGAGGCCCGCGCCGAGCTGGAGTCGGAACTGCCGAAGCCGTACGTCGACGCCTTCTTCAGCTTCTACGTCGACGGCACGCTGGACGAGTCCGTGGTGCTGCCGACGGTCGAGGAGGTCACCGGCCGGGCCCCGCGCACCTTCGAGGACTGGGCGCGGGAGCACGCCGACGCCTTCTGA
- a CDS encoding ABC transporter permease, giving the protein MTQHMSPPRDSADKIPSTREPWAWRGMLARADVRTLSLLGVLAALVVIGGITKPDEFLDTRNLQLVLTQASVIGVVTVGMTFVITSGGIDLSVGAIVALASVWATTVATQDYGFGGVLFTAVLVGVGCGLVNGLLIAYGGMVPFIATLAMLASARGLALQITDGKTQIVTIPSILDLGERDAYVLGVPPLVMVFAVVTVIGWLILNRTTFGRRTVAVGGNAEAARLAGIDVRRQRLYLYLLSGLCCGIAAFLLIILSGSGQNTNGNLYELDAIAAAIIGGTLLSGGRGTITGSVLGVLIFTTITNIFALNNLQSDVQQIAKGAIIVAAVLVQRRTASTT; this is encoded by the coding sequence ATGACGCAGCACATGTCTCCGCCCAGGGACAGCGCCGACAAAATACCGTCGACGAGGGAACCCTGGGCGTGGCGCGGGATGTTGGCCCGCGCCGACGTACGCACCCTGTCCCTGCTCGGCGTGCTCGCCGCGCTGGTCGTCATCGGCGGCATCACCAAGCCCGACGAGTTCCTCGACACCCGCAACCTCCAACTCGTCCTCACCCAGGCCTCCGTGATCGGCGTCGTCACCGTCGGCATGACCTTCGTCATCACCTCCGGCGGCATCGATCTGTCGGTGGGCGCGATCGTCGCCCTGGCTTCGGTCTGGGCGACCACCGTCGCCACCCAGGACTACGGCTTCGGCGGCGTCCTGTTCACCGCGGTGCTCGTGGGCGTCGGCTGCGGACTGGTCAACGGACTGCTGATCGCGTACGGCGGGATGGTGCCGTTCATCGCGACGCTCGCCATGCTCGCCTCGGCGCGCGGCCTTGCCCTCCAGATCACCGACGGCAAGACGCAGATCGTCACCATCCCCAGCATCCTCGACCTCGGCGAACGCGACGCCTACGTCCTCGGCGTCCCGCCGCTGGTGATGGTCTTCGCCGTCGTCACCGTGATCGGCTGGCTGATCCTCAACCGCACCACCTTCGGCCGCCGCACGGTCGCCGTCGGCGGCAACGCGGAGGCCGCCCGGCTGGCCGGCATCGACGTCCGCCGCCAGCGGCTCTACCTCTACCTGCTGTCCGGGCTGTGCTGCGGCATCGCCGCCTTCCTGCTGATCATCCTGTCCGGCTCCGGCCAGAACACCAACGGCAACCTCTACGAACTCGACGCCATCGCCGCCGCGATCATCGGCGGCACGCTGCTCAGCGGCGGCCGCGGCACCATCACCGGCTCCGTGCTCGGCGTCCTGATCTTCACCACGATCACCAACATCTTCGCCCTGAACAACCTCCAGAGCGACGTCCAGCAGATCGCCAAGGGCGCGATCATCGTCGCCGCTGTGCTGGTCCAGCGCCGTACCGCAAGCACGACCTGA